A window from Megalobrama amblycephala isolate DHTTF-2021 linkage group LG21, ASM1881202v1, whole genome shotgun sequence encodes these proteins:
- the LOC125256163 gene encoding ADP-ribosylation factor 4-like isoform X1 yields MGVFFSHIFSRLFEKKEMRLLMVGLDAAGKTTVLYKLKLGKVVTTIPTLGFNVETVEYKNISFTVWDVGGQDVIRRLWRHYYQNTKGLIFVVDSSDQDRIETAAEELKKMLAEDEMRDVVLLVLANKQDLPKAMAVHELTERLGLHALRGRQWFVQPTCAVQGSGLYEGLDWLSDQLSKR; encoded by the exons ATGGGCGTCTTCTTCTCTCACATTTTCTCTCGTCTCTTTGAGAAAAAAGAGATGAGGTTACTTATGG TTGGTCTGGATGCAGCAGGGAAAACAACAGTCCTCTACAAACTCAAACTTGGTAAAGTTGTCACAACTATTCCAACTCTAG GTTTTAATGTTGAGACAGTTGAATATAAAAACATCTCTTTCACGGTTTGGGATGTCGGCGGTCAGGACGTTATCAGACGCCTCTGGAGACATTACTATCAGAACACTAAG GGTCTGATCTTTGTGGTGGACAGCAGTGATCAGGACAGGATTGAAACGGCAGCAGAGGAGCTAAAAAAGATG CTGGCGGAGGATGAGATGAGAGACGTTGTTCTGTTAGTTCTCGCTAACAAGCAGGATTTACCCAAAGCCATGGCAGTCCACGAGCTGACAGAGAGACTGGGTTTACACGCACTGAGAGGAAGACAG tggtTCGTTCAGCCCACATGTGCGGTTCAAGGATCAGGGTTATATGAAGGACTGGACTGGCTCTCGGATCAACTGTCCAAACGATAA
- the LOC125256163 gene encoding ADP-ribosylation factor 1-like isoform X2 — MGVFFSHIFSRLFEKKEMRLLMVGLDAAGKTTVLYKLKLGKVVTTIPTLGFNVETVEYKNISFTVWDVGGQDVIRRLWRHYYQNTKGLIFVVDSSDQDRIETAAEELKKMLAEDEMRDVVLLVLANKQDLPKAMAVHELTERLGLHALRGRQVSE, encoded by the exons ATGGGCGTCTTCTTCTCTCACATTTTCTCTCGTCTCTTTGAGAAAAAAGAGATGAGGTTACTTATGG TTGGTCTGGATGCAGCAGGGAAAACAACAGTCCTCTACAAACTCAAACTTGGTAAAGTTGTCACAACTATTCCAACTCTAG GTTTTAATGTTGAGACAGTTGAATATAAAAACATCTCTTTCACGGTTTGGGATGTCGGCGGTCAGGACGTTATCAGACGCCTCTGGAGACATTACTATCAGAACACTAAG GGTCTGATCTTTGTGGTGGACAGCAGTGATCAGGACAGGATTGAAACGGCAGCAGAGGAGCTAAAAAAGATG CTGGCGGAGGATGAGATGAGAGACGTTGTTCTGTTAGTTCTCGCTAACAAGCAGGATTTACCCAAAGCCATGGCAGTCCACGAGCTGACAGAGAGACTGGGTTTACACGCACTGAGAGGAAGACAGGTGAGTGAGTGA
- the LOC125256160 gene encoding ADP-ribosylation factor 4-like, which yields MGVFFSHIFSRLFEKKEMRLLMLGLDAAGKTTILYRLKLGEVVTTIPTIGFNVETVEYKNISFIVWDVGSQHLITRLWRHYYSNTKGLIFVVDSSDQDRIETAAEELNMVLAEDEMRDVVLLVLANKQDLPKAMAVHELTERLGLHALRGRQWFVQPTCAVQGSGLYEGLDWLSDQLSKQQ from the exons ATGGGCGTCTTCTTCTCTCACATTTTCTCTCGTCTCTTTGAGAAAAAAGAGATGAGGCTGCTTATGC TTGGTCTGGATGCAGCAGGGAAAACAACAATCCTCTACAGACTCAAACTTGGTGAAGTTGTCACAACTATTCCAACTATTG GTTTTAATGTTGAGACAGTTGAATATAAAAACATCTCCTTCATTGTTTGGGATGTCGGCAGTCAGCACCTCATCACACGCCTCTGGAGACATTACTATTCGAACACTAAG GGTCTGATCTTTGTGGTGGACAGCAGTGATCAGGACAGGATTGAAACGGCAGCAGAGGAGCTAAATATGGTG CTGGCGGAGGATGAGATGAGAGACGTTGTTCTGTTAGTTCTCGCTAACAAGCAGGATTTACCCAAAGCCATGGCAGTCCACGAGCTGACAGAGAGACTGGGTTTACACGCACTGAGAGGAAGACAG TGGTTCGTTCAGCCCACATGTGCGGTTCAAGGATCAGGGTTATATGAAGGACTGGACTGGCTCTCGGATCAACTGTCCAAACAACAATAA
- the LOC125256159 gene encoding ADP-ribosylation factor 4-like: protein MGVFFSHIFSRLFEKKEMRLLMVGLDAAGKTTILYKLKLGEVVSSIPTIGFNVETVEYKNISFTVWDVGGQSVIRGLWRHYYQNTKGLIFVVDSSDHDRIEMAAEELNMMMAEDEMRDVVLLVLANKQDLPKAMAVHELTERLGLHALRGRQWFVQPTCAVQGSGLYEGLDWLSDQLSKQQ, encoded by the exons ATGGGCGTCTTCTTCTCTCACATTTTCTCTCGTCTCTTTGAGAAAAAAGAGATGAGGTTACTTATGG TTGGTCTGGATGCAGCAGGGAAAACAACAATCCTTTACAAACTCAAACTTGGTGAAGTTGTCTCGTCTATTCCGACTATTG GTTTTAATGTTGAGACAGTTGAATATAAAAACATCTCCTTCACGGTTTGGGATGTTGGTGGTCAGAGCGTCATCAGAGGCCTCTGGAGACATTACTATCAAAACACTAAG GGTCTGATCTTTGTGGTGGACAGCAGTGATCATGACAGGATTGAAATGGCAGCAGAAGAACTAAATATGATGATGGCGGAGGATGAGATGAGAGACGTTGTTCTGTTAGTTCTCGCTAACAAGCAGGATTTACCCAAAGCCATGGCAGTCCACGAGCTGACAGAGAGACTGGGTTTACACGCACTGAGAGGAAGACAG tggtTCGTTCAGCCCACATGTGCGGTTCAAGGATCAGGGTTATATGAAGGACTGGACTGGCTCTCGGATCAACTGTCCAAACAACAATGA
- the LOC125256164 gene encoding ADP-ribosylation factor 4-like: MGNYFSHIFSRLFVKKQIRLLMVGLDAAGKTTVLYKLKLGEVVTTIPTIGFNVETVDYKNISFTVWDVGGQTKIRGLWKYYYQYTEGLIFVVDSSDQDRIEMAAEELNMMLAEDEMRDVVLLVLANKQDLPKAMAVHELTERLGLHALRGRQWFVQPTCAVQGSGLYEGLDWLSDQLSKR, translated from the exons ATGGGTAACTATTTCTCCCATATTTTCTCTCGTCTCTTTGTGAAAAAGCAGATTAGATTGCTTATGG TTGGTCTGGATGCAGCAGGGAAAACAACAGTCCTCTACAAACTCAAACTTGGTGAAGTTGTCACAACTATTCCAACTATTG GTTTTAATGTTGAAACAGTAGATTATAAAAACATCTCTTTCACTGTGTGGGATGTTGGTGGTCAGACCAAAATCAGAGGTCTTTGGAAATATTATTATCAGTACACTGAG GGACTGATCTTTGTGGTGGACAGCAGTGATCAGGACAGGATTGAAATGGCAGCAGAGGAGCTAAATATGATG CTGGCGGAGGATGAGATGAGAGACGTTGTTCTGTTAGTTCTCGCTAACAAGCAGGATTTACCCAAAGCCATGGCAGTCCACGAGCTGACAGAGAGACTGGGTTTACACGCACTGAGAGGAAGACAG tggtTCGTTCAGCCCACATGTGCGGTTCAAGGATCAGGGTTATATGAAGGACTGGACTGGCTCTCGGATCAACTGTCCAAACGATAA
- the LOC125256162 gene encoding ADP-ribosylation factor 4-like: MGLTISSVFSRLFGKKQMRILMVGLDAAGKTTILYKLKLGEIVTTIPTIGFNVETVEYKNICFTVWDVGGQDKIRPLWRHYFQNTQGLIFVVDSNDRERAQEAAEELQKMLQEDELRDAVLLVFANKQDLPNAMPISEMTDKLGLQSLRSRTWYVQATCATQGTGLYEGLDWLSEQLSKR, translated from the exons ATGGGTTTGACCATTTCAAGCGTCTTTTCTCGCTTGTTTGGGAAAAAGCAGATGAGAATTCTCATGG TTGGTCTGGATGCAGCAGGGAAAACCACAATCCTGTACAAACTCAAACTGGGAGAAATAGTCACAACAATCCCAACTATAG GTTTTAACGTCGAGACGGTCGAATACAAGAACATTTGCTTCACCGTGTGGGACGTGGGTGGTCAGGATAAGATCAGGCCTCTTTGGAGACACTACTTCCAGAACACCCAG GGTCTGATCTTTGTTGTGGACAGTAACGATCGCGAGCGAGCACAGGAAGCAGCAGAAGAGCTTCAGAAGATG CTTCAGGAAGATGAACTGAGAGACGCTGTTCTGCTGGTTTTTGCAAATAAACAAGATTTACCAAATGCAATGCCCATCAGCGAGATGACGGACAAACTTGGATTGCAATCACTCAGGAGCAGAACT TGGTATGTCCAGGCGACCTGTGCGACTCAAGGGACTGGTTTATACGAGGGATTAGACTGGCTTTCCGAGCAGCTCTCCAAACGTTAA
- the pde12 gene encoding 2',5'-phosphodiesterase 12 yields MLSRVSLSSKLLFSRYIPPFSILTHRKLFTARFNMNMERCVVRCVPCESKLTISFSLDGSNKQMLREQTEPLGKVLARIANGIIKTQSKAKKSKQSKGKSETPEADKPEISLCVNGEHVSMETLNSDAWQDGAVLHVGDLKYKVERNPPTFTISELPSSLMSGFPVCPKLEIEFGDLKDSKFRWFKESSPNAHMSGDPDCWKEAGLERVFTPSNLDIGLRVMLKCTPANGSRFGEPKELVSSGTVEAGPGTCTFDSRHLYTQKVTDESSLRVVSYNILADIYAQTDLSKTVLYPYCAPYALEMDYRQNLIKKELSGYNADIICLQEVDKGAFLDSLSPALDAFGLEGVFKIKERQYEGLATYFRRSKLKLLEQYDVMLSEALTADPLHRELLEKVSTNPSLKEKIENRSTTLQVTILQSLCDPSRILCVGNTHLYWHPKGGNIRLVQIAVALKHMKQVVTEKHPGARLLFAGDFNSTPSSGLFQLVCQGSVSENHDDWASNGPEEQIQVGLDNPFQLASACGVPAYTNYVGGFQGCLDYIFVEPHVLQVEQVIPLPSHEEVTTYQALPSVSHPSDHIALVCDLKWRTSD; encoded by the exons ATGTTGAGTCGCGTGTCATTGTcaagtaaattattattttcccGTTATATTCCCCCCTTTTCAATCCTAACCCATAGAAAGCTCTTCACCGCCCGGTTTAATATGAATATGGAGAGATGTGTAGTGAGATGTGTGCCGTGTGAGTCCAAACTGACCATCTCGTTCAGTCTCGATGGCAGTAATAAACAGATGTTGCGCGAGCAGACAGAACCTCTTGGGAAAGTTCTGGCTCGAATAGCCAACGGCATCATCAAGACACAAAGCAAAGCGAAAAAATCCAAACAAAGCAAAGGGAAAAGTGAGACTCCTGAAGCGGATAAACCCGAAATCAGTTTGTGCGTAAATGGAGAGCATGTGTCCATGGAGACCCTGAACTCTGATGCATGGCAGGATGGAGCTGTGCTGCATGTGGGGGATTTGAAGTATAAAGTGGAacgaaatcctccaacattcACTATATCCGAGCTGCCATCTTCTCTAATGTCTGGGTTTCCAGTTTGTCCTAAGCTGGAGATAGAGTTTGGAGATCTCAAGGACTCCAAGTTCAGATGGTTCAAGGAAAGCTCACCTAATGCCCATATGAGTGGAGATCCAGACTGCTGGAAGGAGGCAGGACTCGAACGAGTGTTCACGCCATCCAATCTGGACATTGGCTTGAGGGTGATGTTGAAATGCACACCAGCGAATGGATCCAGGTTTGGAGAACCCAAGGAACTGGTGTCTTCAGGCACGGTAGAAGCCGGTCCAGGAACATGCACCTTTGATAGCAGGCACTTGTACACTCAGAAGGTCACCGATGAGTCTTCACTGAGGGTCGTGTCTTATAACATCCTAGCTGACATCTACGCTCAAACTGATCTTTCCAAAACGGTCTTGTACCCTTATTGTGCACCATATGCGCTAGAGATGGACTACAGGCAGAATCTGATCAAGAAGGAGCTGTCGGGGTACAACGCTGACATCATTTGCCTCCAGGAGGTGGATAAGGGGGCTTTTTTAGATAGTTTATCTCCTGCGTTGGATGCTTTTGGGTTGGAAGGGGTTTTTAAAatcaaggaaaggcagtatgaAGGTCTGGCGACGTATTTTAGAAGATCAAAGTTGAAATTGCTTGAGCAGTATGATGTTATGCTGAGCGAGGCCTTGACCGCAGATCCTCTCCACCGGGAACTGTTGGAGAAAGTGTCCACCAATCCTAGCTTGAAAGAGAAGATCGAAAACAGGTCAACGACGTTGCAG GTCACCATTTTGCAGTCGTTATGTGACCCATCAAGGATATTATGTGTCGGAAACACACACCTGTACTGGCACCCTAAAG GAGGAAACATTCGACTGGTCCAGATAGCTGTGGCCCTGAAACACATGAAGCAGGTGGTGACGGAGAAGCATCCCGGAGCCAGGCTTTTATTCGCGGGTGATTTCAACAGCACGCCCTCCTCCGGCCTCTTCCAGCTCGTCTGTCAGGGATCCGTCTCGGAGAACCATGACGACTGGGCCTCCAATGGCCCAGAAGAGCAAATCCAGGTGGGACTCGATAACCCATTCCAACTGGCCAGCGCTTGTGGGGTCCCGGCCTACACCAACTACGTCGGGGGCTTCCAGGGGTGTCTGGACTATATTTTTGTCGAGCCGCATGTGCTGCAGGTGGAGCAGGTCATTCCTCTGCCCAGCCACGAGGAAGTCACCACCTATCAGGCCCTGCCGAGCGTCTCACACCCGTCTGATCACATCGCGCTGGTGTGTGACCTCAAGTGGCGAACAAGTGACTAA
- the atp6ap1la gene encoding ATPase H+ transporting accessory protein 1 like a encodes MASAWLALFSFVFLQISSSYEQLSSFVEGSSDDAPSQDISIQESGVDGDGSVFVAEARLRRALQPYGWQLHAPPRRKLLQSPGMLPYSPLSVTYNGKTCILFRARKLAIRYRNHSLVDLTERIFSTDTPVDTKGSFCSKDKAILNLRFGDVEDLRGLSIRLQMSNTFYESAGQNWFTLDNVHIHYNWTYEATFNATDVYAPSTNSYHCQHVSSLQKYDTLLVPSANTDHAANWHITFTDFQIQAFNVQSSKFASASDCATFFTPAILMGLITSLILLLVLAYALHMVVHLKHIDRYEEHKTTVYFPRSTEAECTEKNNL; translated from the exons ATGGCATCAGCGTGGCTTGCGTTATTTTCCTTTGTTTTCCTGCAGATATCCTCGTCTTATGAGCAGCTGTCTTCCTTTGTGGAAGGAAG CTCAGATGATGCACCATCCCAAGACATCAGCATTCAAGAAA GTGGGGTGGACGGCGATGGCTCGGTGTTTGTGGCTGAAGCGCGTCTCAGACGAGCGCTGCAG CCGTACGGATGGCAGCTTCACGCTCCTCCACGCAGGAAGTTGCTGCAGTCTCCAGGAATGTTGCCGTACTCTCCTCTGAGTGTGACGTACAACGGCAAGACCTGCATCCTCTTCAGGGCCCGCAAACTGGCCATCAGGTACAGGAATCACAGTTTAGTGGACCTCACAGAGCGAATCTTCAGCACAGACACACCGGTGGACACCAAAGGCTCCTTCTGCAGTAAAGATAAAGCCAT ACTCAATCTACGGTTTGGCGATGTGGAAGATCTTAGAGGCCTCTCCATAag GCTACAGATGTCAAACACATTCTACGAGTCGGCGGGACAGAACTGGTTCACTCTCGATAACGTGCACATCCATTACAACTGGACGTACGAGGCCACGTTCAACGCTACAGATGTGTACGCGCCCTCCACCAACTCGTATCACTGCCAGCACGTCAGCAGCCTGCAGAAGTACGACACGCTGCTGGTGCCCAGCGCCAACACCGACCACGCTGCAAACTGGCACATCACCTTCACAGACTTCCAG ATCCAGGCGTTCAACGTTCAGTCCAGTAAGTTTGCGTCGGCCAGCGACTGCGCGACCTTCTTCACCCCAGCGATCCTGATGGGTCTGATCACATCTCTGATCCTGCTGCTGGTGTTAGCGTACGCGCTGCACATGGTGGTTCATCTGAAGCACATCGACCGCTACGAAGAGCACAAGACCACCGTCTACTTCCCTCGCAGCACAGAAGCGGAGTGCACAGAGAAGAACAACCTCTAG
- the rps23 gene encoding 40S ribosomal protein S23, which yields MGKCRGLRTARKLRNHRREQKWHDKQYKKAHLGTALKANPFGGASHAKGIVLEKVGVEAKQPNSAIRKCVRVQLIKNGKKITAFVPNDGCLNFIEENDEVLVAGFGRKGHAVGDIPGVRFKVVKVANVSLLALYKGKKERPRS from the exons ATGG GCAAGTGTCGTGGACTGCGTACTGCTAGAAAACTGCGGAACCACCGCCGCGAGCAGAAATGGCATGATAAACAGTATAAGAAGGCTCATTTGGGTACCGCTCTGAAGGCCAACCCCTTCGGTGGAGCTTCTCACGCCAAAGGCATTGTGCTTGAGAAAGT TGGTGTTGAAGCCAAGCAGCCCAACTCTGCCATCAGGAAGTGCGTCAGGGTCCAGCTGATCAAGAACGGCAAGAAGATCACAGCTTTCGTGCCCAACGACGGCTGCTTGAATTTCATTGAG GAAAACGATGAGGTTCTGGTGGCAGGATTCGGTCGTAAGGGACACGCCGTGGGTGATATCCCTGGTGTTCGTTTCAAGGTGGTGAAGGTGGCCAATGTTTCTCTTCTGGCTCTGTACAAAGGCAAGAAGGAGAGACCCAGATCATAA